The following coding sequences are from one Lolium rigidum isolate FL_2022 chromosome 6, APGP_CSIRO_Lrig_0.1, whole genome shotgun sequence window:
- the LOC124667029 gene encoding dof zinc finger protein DOF5.1-like, which produces MIFPPAFLDSSSCWNTNHNQLQLQQLASNNIAATPSPTAAAAAGGGGGGGGNNNHPSQDGSMAMTTGGGGGGGGGVEGDGDGGPNKPMSMSERARLARVPQPEPGLNCPRCDSTNTKFCYFNNYSLTQPRHFCRACRRYWTRGGALRNVPVGGGYRRHAKRSTKPKTSAGAAAAAGTSSATSTTPSSATNCTGSATAAVPPGMQYSMFSNSAPPQGRFADSFDPASLGLSFPARLLFGDGNGAYATDGGVHHQQGHGNAMEQWASMAQMQGFPFLHAMDHQVAGNPPPTTMAAMQGMFHLGLQSGGGRSNGEGGRDHQFQHHETPQAKRDHHHQQQQEEQQDYPSGRSMYGDVVNGNGGGYNFYSSASNAAGN; this is translated from the exons ATGATCTTCCCTCCTGCCTTCCTAGATTCATCGAGCTGCTGGAACACCAACCACAACCAGCTGCAG CTGCAGCAACTAGCCAGTAACAATATTGCTGCTACTCCTTCAccgactgctgctgctgctgctggtggtggtggcgggggaGGCGGCAATAACAACCATCCTTCACAAGACGGATCAATGGCCATGACcactggaggaggtggtggaggaggaggcggtgttGAAGGAGACGGTGATGGAGGGCCGAACAAGCCTATGTCGATGTCGGAGCGGGCGCGGCTGGCCCGGGTGCCCCAGCCGGAGCCCGGGCTCAACTGCCCGCGCTGCGACTCCACCAACACCAAGTTCTGCTACTTCAACAACTACTCCCTCACCCAACCCCGCCACTTCTGCCGCGCATGCCGCCGCTACTGGACACGCGGCGGCGCGCTCCGCAACGTCCCTGTCGGTGGCGGATACCGCCGCCACGCCAAGCGGAGCACCAAGCCCAAGACATCCGCTGGAGCTGCGGCAGCGGCAGGGACGTCGTCCGCCACGTCGACAACGCCCAGCAGTGCTACTAATTGCACCGGCAGTGCCACGGCGGCCGTGCCGCCCGGGATGCAGTACTCCATGTTCAGCAACAGCGCGCCGCCGCAGGGCCGGTTCGCCGACAGCTTCGACCCGGCGAGCCTCGGGCTCAGTTTCCCCGCGAGGCTGCTCTTCGGGGACGGCAATGGCGCCTACGCCACGGACGGCGGCGTGCACCACCAGCAAGGGCACGGGAACGCGATGGAGCAGTGGGCTTCAATGGCGCAGATGCAGGGCTTCCCGTTCCTGCACGCCATGGATCACCAGGTGGCCGGGAATCCGCCGCCAACAACAATGGCGGCGATGCAGGGCATGTTCCACCTAGGGCTCCAGAGCGGCGGTGGCCGTAGCAATGGCGAGGGCGGACGAGACCACCAGTTCCAGCACCACGAGACGCCGCAGGCCAAGAGAGACCACCACcatcagcagcagcaggaggagcagcaggattACCCAAGCGGCAGGAGCATGTACGGAGACGTCGTCAATGGCAATGGCGGCGGCTATAATTTCTATTCAAGCGCTAGCAATGCAGCTGGTAATTAG